The Panicum virgatum strain AP13 chromosome 5K, P.virgatum_v5, whole genome shotgun sequence genome has a window encoding:
- the LOC120708571 gene encoding uncharacterized protein LOC120708571 — translation MFRHSAASPSSAPSYSDALMHHQHAAAGFPAALSVTVPAQIPRGAAAGYLDGNVGAFSSPPSSCYSSSLPAASSYYNSIQRSISSHSLPMHIQLADVSFGGGGSSNGFLSPSSPSPHQLPLPPLSSSPSSSSGDLFEFTSSSCPVRRVFSTGDLQGMNGSSPPRPVRAGDGCGQEGGGPFSQKVGRYSAEERKERIERYRVKRHHRNFNKKITYACRKTLADSRPRVKGRFARNGEAEAEADEREASDISYEYCCGHNELSNGNGGGGGANHYRLLDGLGSNGAVSAFSGGAGDNGEWWWRAPGAAATAADDAQRLPRQVGFDDEDELWAAIGDMLSGHQLAS, via the exons ATGTTCCGCcactccgccgcctccccctcgtCGGCGCCGTCCTACAGCGACGCCCTCATGCACCACcagcacgcggcggcgggcttCCCCGCCGCGCTGTCCGTCACCGTCCCGGCCCAGATcccgcgcggcgccgcggcggggtaCCTCGACGGCAATGTTGGCGCGttctcgtcgccgccgtcgtcctgcTACTCCTCGTCGCTGCCTGCTGCTTCGTCCTACTACAACAGCATCCAGAGGAGCATCAGCTCCCACTCGCTCCCGATGCACATCCAGCTCGCCGACGTgtccttcggcggcggcggcagcagcaatgGCTTCCTGTCGCCGTCCTCCCCGTCCCCGCAccagctgccgctgccgccgctttcCTCCTCCCCGTCCTCTTCCTCCGGCGACCTCTTCGAGTTCACCTCGTCGTCGTGCCCCGTCCGCCGCGTCTTCAGCACCGGCGACCTCCAG GGGATGAACGGGTCGTCGCCGCCACGGCCGGTGCGGGCGGGCGACGGCTGCGGCCAAGAGGGAGGCGGGCCCTTCTCGCAGAAGGTCGGGCGCTACAGCGCCGAGGAGAGGAAAGAGCGGATCGAGCGCTACCGCGTGAAACGGCATCACAGGAACTTCAACAAGAAGATCACT TACGCGTGCAGGAAGACGCTGGCCGACAGCCGGCCACGGGTGAAGGGGCGGTTCGCGCGGAACGGCGAGGCCGAGGCGGAGGCCGACGAGCGCGAGGCGTCGGACATCAGCTACGAGTACTGCTGCGGCCACAACGAGCTCAGcaacggcaacggcggcggcggcggcgccaaccACTACAGGCTGCTGGACGGGCTCGGCAGCAACGGCGCCGTGTCGGCattcagcggcggcgccggcgacaatGGCGAGTGGTGGTGGCGGGCGCctggtgccgccgccaccgcggccgacGATGCGCAGCGGCTGCCGCGGCAGGTCGGGTtcgacgacgaggacgagctCTGGGCGGCCATCGGCGACATGCTGTCGGGGCACCAGCTGGCGTCCTAG
- the LOC120708574 gene encoding protein UXT homolog, whose translation MAAAETRARQEKVRKFEEFVDQRLKPDLANAIKQRNKVFEQQKTFLDLKRNIENLERNGVTSIRSMVNLGSEVYMQAEVQDTRHIFVDIGLGFHVEFTWQEALQFISVREARLARQIDEYTHLIASIKSQIKLVCEGIRELLQLPPETELSPRNTW comes from the exons ATGGCTGCGGCGGAGACACGGGCGCGACAGGAGAAAGTGAGGAAGTTCGAGGAGTTCGTGGACCAGCGTCTGAAGCCCGACCTCGCCAACGCTATTAAGCAGCGCAACAAGGTGTTTGAGCAGCAGAAGACCTT CTTGGATTTGAAGAGGAACATTGAAAATTTGGAGAGGAATGGCGTCACTAGCATTCGGTCCATGGTCAATCTTGGCTCGGAGGTGTACATGCAAGCAGAAGT ACAGGACACAAGGCACATTTTCGTGGATATTGGTCTAGGTTTTCATGTGGAATTTACTTGGCAAGAAGCATTACAGTTTATATCTGTAAGAGAGGCAAGGTTGGCTAG GCAAATAGATGAATACACGCATCTCATTGCAAGCATAAAATCACAGATCAAGCTG GTATGTGAAGGTATCCGTGAACTGCTGCAGCTACCACCGGAGACAGAGTTATCACCTAGGAATACATGGTAG
- the LOC120708572 gene encoding protein NETWORKED 2A-like has translation MLRRAASNAYSWWWASHIRSTQSKWLDSNLQEMETRVKAMIKLIEIDADTFARKAELYFKNRPELVSLVEETYRSYQALADRCDRISGELHKSNHTIATAFPEQVQLSLQNDNGDGFPKGITGININRGTSPAPKRAPTHRRISSQMSKDKAQEAIERLQKEILVLQTEKEFFKSSYESSLNKYLDIERRATEMQEEVWSLQETFSTSAVIEDNEARALMAARALISCEDTLVNLQGQQKRLSQQARTEFERVIYAKTKLKSFKNECGHPDNQKELSDRQYVVTSSPHPSMEDNDTIPQGRRLELQEISQKVKQQFESCSEASVVHLAGKVDEFVDRVIELEIAASSHNAQINRMRAEADELHKRVNSLEEEKAALVGDSNKLSERLKQIEEVLQTIRRIEKSVHSENENIHKQLTEAFNSLTDFVEKLDTPPSEEILDSSEESKGIASQEDTNKPKALAEPLQADSGTADKSMDEDSLDSFDICSETHEEEADDTLGWQQLVLNGLEGKDKILLKDYASILRNYKDTKKQLSEIEKKNREYHLEAMTEMKELKSANATKDDEIRSLRRMLSSLQTKFNTSPLQCAEKSEESPKAKTDPNLEDKEIGALEEYMKNCQDEEPPLSSLEEKFRDEISRILEESLDFWLRFSTSYRYIQKFQGSFDKAKAELDRLTDPKAQEGLDPGSANQSARKEESSALEKTFRDLSTDLQVWLEKNVLLQGELEGRFSSLCSIQEEISRITTVDETNEAHFTPFQAAKFQGEVSNMKQENNKVTKELQAGLDHVRGLQVEIGRALLKLKDNIELSIGRSNRAQQNFRSLSVKAGVPLRTFLFGSKPKKPSLFSCMPAMPKPVSDMRPKPGLFR, from the exons ATgctgcggcgcgcggcgagcaACGCCTACTCGTGGTGGTGGGCGAGCCACATCCGCAGCACGCAGTCCAAATGGCTCGACAGCAATCTCCAAG AGATGGAAACGAGGGTGAAAGCCATGATCAAGCTCATAGAAATAGATGCTGACACTTTCGCAAGGAAAGCGGAGCTGTATTTCAAGAACAGACCTGAGCTTGTAAGCCTTGTTGAGGAGACATATAGATCTTACCAGGCGCTCGCCGATCGATGTGATCGGATATCAGGGGAGCTCCACAAGTCAAACCACACCATAGCAACCGCATTCCCAGAGCAAGTCCAACTCTCGCTACAAAATGACAATGGTGATGGATTCCCGAAAGGCATCACAGGGATCAATATCAACAGAGGTACTAGTCCAGCTCCAAAGAGGGCACCGACACACAGAAGGATTAGCTCTCAAATGAGCAAAGACAAGGCACAAGAAGCAATCGAGAGGCTACAAAAggaaattttggtgttgcagaCGGAGAAAGAGTTCTTCAAGAGCTCTTATGAATCTTCACTGAATAAGTACTTGGATATTGAAAGAAGGGCAACAGAGATGCAAGAGGAGGTCTGGAGCTTGCAAGAGACTTTTAGTACCAGTGCAGTTATTGAAGACAATGAGGCTCGAGCTTTGATGGCTGCACGGGCCCTTATTTCTTGTGAGGATACACTGGTTAACTTGCAAGGTCAGCAAAAGCGATTGTCTCAACAGGCAAGAACAGAGTTCGAACGAGTCATATACgcaaaaactaagctaaaatcTTTCAAGAATGAATGTGGGCACCCTGATAATCAAAAGGAGCTAAGTGATCGTCAATATGTAGTGACCAGCTCTCCACATCCATCTATGGAAGATAATGATACCATTCCACAAGGCCGCAGGCTTGAGTTGCAGGAGATAAGCCAAAAGGTCAAACAGCAGTTCGAGTCATGCTCAGAGGCATCTGTTGTGCATCTAGCAGGAAAGGTCGATGAGTTTGTGGATAGGGTGATTGAGCTAGAAATTGCAGCTTCATCGCATAATGCTCAAATCAATAGAATGAGAGCTGAGGCGGATGAGCTGCATAAGCGTGTCAATAGTTTGGAGGAAGAGAAGGCAGCTTTGGTTGGCGACTCCAACAAGTTGTCTGAGAGGTTGAAGCAAATCGAGGAGGTATTGCAAACAATACGGCGGATTGAGAAGTCTGTGCACAGTGAAAATGAAAATATTCACAAACAATTGACTGAAGCATTCAACAGTCTTACTGATTTTGTGGAGAAGTTGGATACTCCTCCAAGCGAAGAAATTCTTGATTCATCTGAAGAGTCTAAAGGAATTGCTTCTCAAGAAGATACAAATAAACCTAAGGCACTCGCTGAGCCATTACAAGCTGATTCAGGAACTGCAGATAAATCGATGGATGAAGACTCATTGGACTCATTTGATATCTGTAGCGAGAcgcacgaagaagaggcagatGACACCTTAGGGTGGCAGCAACTAGTTTTGAATGGGTTGGAGGGAAAGGATAAAATCCTCCTAAAAGATTATGCATCCATCCTTCGAAACTACAAAGATACAAAGAAACAGCTTTCAGAAATTGAGAAGAAAAATCGAGAATATCATCTTGAGGCCATGACAGAAATGAAGGAGTTAAAAAGTGccaacgcaacaaaagatgacgAGATTCGCTCTCTTAGGCGAATGTTAAGCTCTTTACAGACCAAGTTCAACACTTCTCCACTTCAGTGTGCTGAGAAGTCTGAAGAATCACCCAAAGCTAAAACTGATCCTAATCTTGAAGACAAAGAGATTGGTGCATTAGAAGAATACATGAAAAATTGCCAAGATGAAGAACCACCTCTGTCTTCGTTAGAAGAGAAATTCAGAGACGAAATTAGTAGAATATTGGAGGAAAGTTTGGACTTCTGGTTGAGGTTCAGTACATCGTACCGATATATCCAGAAATTCCAGGGTTCATTTGATAAAGCGAAAGCTGAACTGGATAGACTTACTGATCCAAAAGCTCAGGAGGGCTTAGACCCTGGTTCTGCTAATCAGTCTGCCAGAAAAGAAGAGTCATCTGCCCTTGAAAAGACATTTCGCGACCTTAGTACTGATTTACAAGTTTGGTTGGAAAAGAATGTGTTGTTACAGGGGGAGCTAGAGGGTAGATTCTCTTCGCTGTGCAGCATACAAGAGGAGATATCAAGGATCACAACGGTGGATGAAACCAACGAAGCTCACTTTACCCCTTTCCAGGCTGCAAAGTTCCAAGGAGAGGTGAGTAATATGAAGCAAGAAAATAACAAGGTCACCAAAGAGCTACAAGCTGGGCTTGACCATGTAAGGGGCCTCCAAGTGGAGATTGGGAGGGCTCTTCTGAAGCTCAAAGACAATATAGAACTATCCATTGGGAGAAGCAACCGAGCACAACAGAACTTCAGATCACTGTCAGTGAAAGCTGGGGTACCTCTACGAACTTTCTTATTTGGTTCTAAGCCGAAAAAGCCATCATTATTTTCATGTATGCCTGCAATGCCGAAGCCGGTTTCTGACATGAGGCCAAAGCCAGGGCTTTTTAGATAA